Within the Fusarium keratoplasticum isolate Fu6.1 chromosome 1, whole genome shotgun sequence genome, the region GAGCTTATGGGCAGTCAGGAGCGGACGGTGGTTCATATGGTGGCTATGGAGAGGAGCGCCAGTTGACCGCtgaggagcaggaagaggCAGAGTACCAGGCTATCCTGCAAGAGAAGCGACAACTTCAGCAGGAGAGTGCTTCTTCCGTCAGCCGCTCAGTCCAGATGGCTCGACAGGCGAACGAGGTCGGTCGCGCTACGCTAGCTCGTCTTGGTGCTCAGGGTGAACGATTGAACAACACCGAGAAGCATCTCGATCTCGCTGCCAACCAGAACAAGATTGCCCAGGACCGGGCTGCAGAGCTCAAGACTTTGAACGGAAGCATGTTTGCTGTTCATGTCAGCAACCCATTCACATCCAAGCAGCGCCAGTTGAAGGCCGATGAGGAGGTCATGTCACGTCACCGGTCTGAGCGAGACGCCCGAGAAGCCACCCGTCGTGACGGTTTCCAAGCCAACCAGCGAATGGAGTCCAACTTCAGGGATATGGGCGCTGCGGGCAGAGCACGAGGGGCAGCCCGCAAGAAGGATTATGGAAagttcaacctcgacgacgaggagggtgCAGATGAGCTTGAAGACCAGATCGACGATGGCATTACCGAGCTGGAAGGCCAGGTGTCGATGATGAACATGGTTGGCAGAGCCATTggcaaggaggttgacgCGCAGAACAAGCAGA harbors:
- a CDS encoding T-SNARE coiled-coil-like proteiny domain-containing protein; translated protein: MKKFGFGKKGDDGDDANRHALFSRKKSSQSVSSNSSNPYAKQGGKDPYADEAKYANMTPYQQARAGLGGPGGPSPAPQAANPYGAPSPGPGGPPSQPPSGYGADRYGSGGGYGGNRYGDAPSQNRYNSPAPAAGARGPGGYGGFGPSEPDDNRDALFAGAQERQAQKQTPGQGGAYGQSGADGGSYGGYGEERQLTAEEQEEAEYQAILQEKRQLQQESASSVSRSVQMARQANEVGRATLARLGAQGERLNNTEKHLDLAANQNKIAQDRAAELKTLNGSMFAVHVSNPFTSKQRQLKADEEVMSRHRSERDAREATRRDGFQANQRMESNFRDMGAAGRARGAARKKDYGKFNLDDEEGADELEDQIDDGITELEGQVSMMNMVGRAIGKEVDAQNKQIDRIMNKASGFLSHVTRETRSNLTYRAMLLMTPRE